The Gemmatimonadaceae bacterium genome contains a region encoding:
- a CDS encoding aminotransferase class V-fold PLP-dependent enzyme, with product MSTADPLLRFRDEFPILATSTYLVSNSLGAMPRTVPDKLAEYTEQWRTRGVRAWAEGWWELPVTMGSQLAPLIGAATGNVVMVPTVTQAMSTVLSALDFPATRNEVVMTALDFPSVRYAYDALAPRLGARVTVVPSDDGIGIPMDRLLAAITERTRLVAISHVLFRSAYVLDVAAVCARAREVGAVVALDAYHSVGVMPVDVQALGVDFLCGGVLKWLCGGPGGCFLYASASASERFAPALTGWQAHRTPFAFADAMEPASGSWRWLGGTPVVPALFAGMEGPRLIAEAGMASIRAKSIRQTAWLIDAADTRGWRVSAPREAERRGGTVAFDVPHAADVARALLARNVVIDYRPGAGIRVAPHFYTTDDELVACVEAIDDILDNGAWAQFTGVHSTVT from the coding sequence GTGTCCACTGCCGACCCGCTCCTCCGTTTCCGCGACGAATTCCCGATTCTCGCGACGTCGACCTATCTCGTGTCGAACTCGTTGGGCGCCATGCCACGCACGGTGCCCGACAAACTGGCCGAGTACACCGAGCAGTGGCGCACGCGCGGCGTGCGGGCGTGGGCAGAGGGTTGGTGGGAGCTGCCAGTCACCATGGGATCGCAACTGGCGCCCCTGATTGGCGCGGCAACCGGTAACGTGGTGATGGTCCCCACCGTCACGCAGGCCATGAGCACCGTCCTCAGCGCGCTCGACTTTCCGGCCACCCGCAACGAAGTGGTGATGACGGCGCTGGACTTCCCGTCGGTGCGGTATGCGTATGATGCACTGGCGCCGCGATTGGGTGCGCGCGTCACCGTGGTGCCAAGCGACGACGGTATTGGCATTCCGATGGACCGGTTGCTGGCGGCCATCACCGAACGCACACGGCTGGTGGCCATTTCGCATGTGCTGTTTCGTTCGGCCTATGTGCTGGATGTGGCCGCCGTGTGCGCGCGGGCCCGCGAGGTGGGCGCCGTGGTGGCACTGGACGCGTACCACAGCGTTGGGGTGATGCCGGTGGACGTGCAGGCGCTGGGTGTGGATTTCCTGTGCGGTGGAGTGCTCAAGTGGTTGTGCGGTGGACCGGGCGGCTGCTTCTTGTACGCGTCGGCGTCGGCCAGCGAGCGGTTTGCCCCGGCACTCACGGGATGGCAGGCGCACCGCACCCCGTTTGCGTTTGCCGATGCGATGGAGCCGGCGTCCGGCAGCTGGCGCTGGCTGGGGGGGACACCAGTGGTTCCGGCCCTGTTTGCCGGGATGGAAGGCCCGCGGTTGATTGCCGAGGCGGGGATGGCGTCCATTCGCGCCAAGAGCATACGACAGACGGCCTGGTTGATCGACGCAGCCGATACGCGCGGCTGGCGCGTGAGTGCGCCGCGGGAGGCCGAGCGTCGTGGCGGCACGGTGGCGTTCGACGTGCCGCACGCGGCCGATGTGGCGCGCGCACTGCTGGCGCGCAACGTGGTCATTGACTATCGGCCGGGCGCCGGCATTCGCGTGGCACCACACTTCTACACGACGGATGACGAACTGGTGGCCTGTGTGGAGGCCATCGATGACATCCTCGACAACGGCGCGTGGGCGCAATTCACGGGCGTGCATTCCACCGTGACCTGA
- a CDS encoding pseudouridine-5'-phosphate glycosidase, with product MPERRLTPRSTPDIAAALARGDAVVALESSVLAQGLEPPFNRQAAERMSAAVAAAGATPAITAIDSGVPVLGLDQTTLERFLARHNVRKVSARDLAMCMADGVDGATTVAGTLALCALAGIEVFATGGIGGVHRDAPFDESADLVELARSSTIVVCAGAKSILDLPATLERLETLGVPVIGYQTKTLPGFFTKSTGLPLTAFAESPEQIARAWRAHRALGRSGAMLVVQAPPASAALDPSLVEHATAAALEVAATQGIRGAAVTPFLLAEVQRQTRGASVQTNLALLEANAALAGRIAVALVQSRKELIRG from the coding sequence GTGCCCGAGCGCCGGCTGACTCCTCGCAGCACGCCTGACATTGCCGCCGCGCTCGCGCGCGGCGACGCCGTGGTCGCCCTTGAAAGTTCGGTGTTGGCGCAGGGGCTTGAACCGCCGTTCAATCGACAGGCGGCGGAGCGCATGAGTGCCGCGGTCGCGGCGGCCGGTGCCACGCCAGCCATCACCGCCATCGACAGCGGAGTTCCGGTGCTGGGGTTGGACCAGACCACGCTGGAGCGCTTTCTCGCTCGCCACAATGTGCGCAAAGTGTCGGCGCGCGATTTGGCGATGTGCATGGCCGATGGCGTCGATGGCGCGACCACGGTGGCCGGGACGCTGGCACTGTGCGCGTTGGCCGGGATCGAAGTGTTTGCCACCGGCGGCATTGGCGGGGTCCATCGCGACGCGCCGTTCGACGAATCGGCCGATCTGGTCGAACTGGCGCGATCCAGCACCATCGTAGTGTGCGCCGGGGCCAAGTCCATCCTCGACCTGCCGGCCACGCTTGAACGGTTGGAAACGCTGGGCGTGCCGGTCATTGGCTACCAGACGAAGACGTTGCCGGGGTTCTTCACGAAAAGTACCGGGCTGCCATTGACCGCGTTTGCGGAGAGCCCGGAGCAGATTGCTCGCGCCTGGCGTGCGCATCGCGCATTGGGGCGATCGGGAGCCATGCTGGTGGTGCAGGCGCCCCCGGCATCGGCCGCGCTCGATCCGTCGCTCGTGGAACACGCCACCGCGGCGGCGCTCGAGGTGGCCGCCACGCAGGGTATTCGTGGCGCGGCCGTCACGCCGTTTCTGTTGGCGGAGGTGCAGCGTCAAACCCGAGGTGCCTCAGTACAGACGAATCTGGCGCTGCTGGAAGCCAATGCCGCCCTGGCAGGTCGGATTGCGGTGGCGTTGGTGCAGTCTCGCAAAGAGTTGATCAGAGGTTGA
- a CDS encoding tetratricopeptide repeat protein: MPTPFLSSEEYDERSHALYNEGQYDEALDLLREGLKAYPNAVELHVGVGYARLAREEFAWARRSFEESLILDPEHEDALAGLGEVLLKFGQADAGLRAFDQTIALGYDDDTDLMLQIGRALFREGFVDDALTYFERAVAHAPDSAEAAACVGYAQHRLGHDADAMASLRRSLELDSEFAEARVYLANMLYDAGELELALAEYEKTTPDDHWDELGIWRLTELRKSVYRLKDDDPSLKPWEARLIELAGTPDAIDDVLAEVEQLVMEQESEALLQAQGQLETLGGLLSGLAQQTEQQTDFSSPDVYAPDGPHRVIMRDGSTFEGTWDEIVQALRDARDAGRPLDEYMALEARRHYGATGLRIASHAPEAFLRESANAGLLRIER, encoded by the coding sequence ATGCCCACTCCGTTCCTGAGTTCCGAGGAATACGACGAGCGCTCTCACGCCCTCTACAACGAGGGGCAGTACGATGAGGCGCTCGACCTGCTGCGCGAGGGATTGAAGGCGTATCCAAACGCCGTTGAGCTGCACGTTGGCGTGGGGTACGCGCGGTTGGCCCGCGAGGAGTTCGCGTGGGCACGACGCAGCTTTGAGGAATCCCTCATCCTCGACCCCGAACACGAGGACGCCTTGGCGGGGTTGGGTGAAGTGCTGCTCAAGTTCGGTCAGGCCGATGCCGGACTGCGCGCGTTCGATCAGACCATCGCCCTCGGCTACGACGATGATACCGATTTGATGCTGCAGATCGGGCGCGCATTGTTCCGCGAAGGCTTCGTGGACGACGCCTTGACCTACTTCGAGCGCGCGGTCGCGCACGCACCGGACTCCGCCGAGGCGGCCGCGTGCGTGGGCTATGCCCAGCATCGCCTGGGGCACGATGCGGACGCCATGGCCTCGCTGCGTCGCTCGCTGGAGCTTGACAGCGAATTCGCCGAAGCGCGGGTGTATCTGGCCAACATGCTGTATGACGCCGGGGAACTCGAGTTGGCGCTGGCCGAGTACGAGAAGACAACACCGGACGATCACTGGGATGAACTGGGCATCTGGCGACTGACCGAATTGAGGAAGTCGGTCTATCGACTGAAGGATGATGATCCGTCGCTCAAGCCGTGGGAGGCCCGGCTGATTGAGCTGGCGGGCACGCCGGACGCAATCGACGATGTGCTGGCGGAGGTCGAACAGTTGGTGATGGAGCAGGAAAGCGAGGCGCTGTTGCAGGCGCAGGGTCAGCTGGAGACGTTGGGCGGATTGCTGTCGGGTCTCGCGCAACAGACCGAGCAGCAAACCGATTTTTCGTCGCCAGATGTGTACGCGCCCGACGGGCCGCATCGCGTGATCATGCGCGATGGCAGCACGTTCGAGGGCACGTGGGATGAAATCGTGCAGGCGTTGCGCGACGCGCGCGACGCCGGGCGTCCGCTGGACGAGTACATGGCGCTGGAAGCCCGGCGCCACTACGGGGCCACGGGGTTGCGCATTGCGTCGCACGCGCCGGAAGCGTTCTTGCGCGAAAGCGCAAACGCGGGCCTGCTGCGCATCGAACGGTGA